From a single Bacteroidetes bacterium GWF2_43_63 genomic region:
- a CDS encoding transposase encodes MSVHRAYKATGLSRARHYYKSRRNDSEVIEALQNHIERHPTHGFPKTFAYLRRAGKAWNHKKVYRVYTLLRYNKRRKGKRRLPQRIKQPMTELTRINECWSIDFMSDSLASGRKFRTFNVIDDYSREVLAVEISTSLPSVRVIRILDEIASWRGKPKRIRMDNGPEFISKEFEIWCKTNGIEQVHTQPGKPTQNSLIERLNGSYRTDILDAYLFFDLDEVRLLTEEWIEEFNERRPHESLKNKTPKEWAEIGSQAFFPGRAPGKKLEDSIIKENSLL; translated from the coding sequence GTGAGTGTTCACAGGGCCTATAAAGCCACGGGACTGTCAAGAGCGCGGCATTACTATAAAAGCCGGCGCAATGACAGTGAAGTGATAGAAGCATTGCAAAACCATATTGAACGACATCCGACACATGGATTTCCAAAAACGTTCGCGTATTTGCGCCGCGCCGGAAAAGCATGGAATCATAAGAAAGTGTACCGGGTTTACACATTGCTTCGCTACAACAAACGCCGGAAAGGCAAGCGCCGTTTACCCCAACGAATAAAACAACCCATGACTGAACTAACACGGATCAACGAATGCTGGAGCATTGATTTTATGAGCGATAGCCTTGCAAGTGGAAGAAAATTCAGAACATTCAATGTTATTGACGATTACAGTCGAGAAGTACTGGCTGTTGAAATTTCAACATCATTGCCATCTGTGCGCGTGATTAGAATACTTGATGAAATTGCTTCCTGGAGAGGAAAACCAAAAAGAATACGGATGGATAACGGACCTGAATTTATTTCAAAAGAATTTGAAATCTGGTGTAAAACGAATGGAATAGAACAAGTACACACCCAACCCGGGAAGCCTACGCAAAACTCATTAATTGAGCGTTTAAACGGGTCGTATCGCACCGATATACTTGACGCCTATTTGTTTTTCGATTTAGATGAAGTGAGATTGCTTACTGAAGAGTGGATCGAGGAATTTAATGAGCGCCGTCCGCATGAATCGCTAAAAAATAAAACCCCAAAAGAATGGGCTGAAATCGGCTCCCAAGCTTTTTTCCCGGGGCGCGCCCCGGGAAAAAAGCTTGAAGACTCTATAATTAAAGAAAATAGTCTACTTTAG
- a CDS encoding transposase, giving the protein MKKSRFTETQIAAILKEYESGRTVLDLCREYGISKATFFKWKSKYGGMEVSELKRLKELEAENARLKKMFADLSLDYQIVKEVLSKKASGPANKKS; this is encoded by the coding sequence ATGAAAAAGTCAAGATTCACAGAAACGCAGATTGCCGCAATACTGAAAGAGTATGAGAGCGGCCGAACAGTTCTCGATTTGTGTCGGGAATATGGTATCAGTAAAGCAACTTTTTTCAAATGGAAGAGCAAATATGGCGGCATGGAAGTGTCGGAACTGAAGCGTCTGAAAGAGCTGGAAGCAGAGAATGCCAGACTGAAAAAGATGTTTGCTGATCTGAGCCTGGATTACCAGATTGTAAAGGAAGTGCTGTCAAAAAAAGCTTCAGGCCCTGCGAACAAAAAGAGTTGA